The window AGTAGATTTCGTAAGAAGGTCCATGACAAAGGAGGGACTTGCATTGTCCCGCCGCCAAAAGATGCAGTATACAAAGGTAAGGAGGAGTCGGGCTGGGAAAAAGAACGGGATGAGGCGATTGCCACAATTCACGGATTTGGTGGGGATGAGATGGGAAGAAAACTTTGGAAGATAGGTTCGGGTTATCACGAAAGGTCGTTGGTGGAGACGGCAATGTTTAGGGTCAAAAAGCTGTTGGGAGATGGATTGAAAGCTCGTTCAATGGGATCTCAGAAGACAGAAGCTATTTGCAAGTGTATGGTAATTAACAAGATGAATAATCTTGGAATGCCAAGGTTTGAAGTGGCCTAAAGGCTGCATAGGGGTAGGGTGAACCTGTACCTCAGTTGGCTATATTTTATGCTGTGAGGGCTATTGTGCAACAAGGCCCAAATAAACAGAGTAGATTCATTCGAAAAAAATTGAGAAATATAATCTAATGCTTTACGTTTATTGATTATTAAAATTTAAAATATAGAAATGGCACCCACATTTACACACTTCTTTAAATCTTTCTACTACTCTAATTCCTACCCACCTTCTATAGATTTAAGTGAAGAGTCCTTGTCAAAATATTTATTAGAAAAAAATCCATTAGCTTCTGAAAATGTGCAACGATTAATCTCTATTCCAGAGGTGCAGCAGATTCTTTCTATCCCCGTAACTTATGATAAAAATACAGTAAGAATAATCAGATTTCAAGGGAGTATATGAACGCCATGAATACAGAAAATAGAAATCTAAGTCAGATAGCTCAAAAAACTACTGACCTAGAGACTCTAGCTAGTCAGTTTTTCCAACAAAAGCACCCTTTACATACCTTAACTGTAGATAACTTAAATGCAGTTTTTCAATTCTTTCCTCAGAATAGCAGTGAGTTGTCTAATTATGTTCAAAATGCTCAAAACGAAGCGCAACGCAGTCTTGAGTTAGTCAGTAAAATCCCCCCACATCTGCGAGATTTCGATAACACCTTTTATGCTCTAGACGCGGCAGAAACCTTAATTTATTCTCGAAGACGTGCAGTTGAATCTATATCAAAAGCTCATCCGGATTCTTCTTTTCGGAATGAGGGAACTGTATACAAAGATCAACTCGTTGAATTTTCTCTAAATCAATTTTCCCGCAAGTCTGTATATAATATGTACAACGAAGCATACCAGAACATAGAAAAACACGGGGTGTCTTTATCAAGAGAGAGAGAGGATTACATGAAATGGAAGATGCAATCTTTACGCGCAGAGGGATTGCATCTTGAAGAGAATGAATATTTGCAAGTCAAAGCGCTGAAAACCGATATCAATCGTTTAGAGAGCTCCTTTTTGAAAAATATTGATGAAGATCAGTCTTTTATCCTCGCTAGGGATGAAGAATTATTAGGCGTTCCGAAAAGTACTATAAATTCATTGGAGAAAGAAGGTACTTTTTTAAAAATTACCTGCCAATATCCTCACTATTTTCCTGTTATGCGCTATTGTAAAGTAGAAAAGACAAGGCAATCTCTTTATCGAGCATTTGAAAGCCGAGCTGCTGAAAAAAATGTTCCTATTTTAAAAGAGCTCATACAAAAGAGGGAAAGACTCGCAAAGTTGATAGGTTATGCAAGCTTTGCTCATTTAGATATTTCTGATCAGCTTGCTCAAGCTCCCGAGACTGTTGAAAAGTTTATTCTTTCACTAAAAGATGGCATTCAGGGTAAGTTCCAATCTGAAATTGAACAGCTTACCAAAGAGCTTCCTGATGGGATCACCTTAGATGAAAATAAATGTATCAAGCCGTGGGATCTCATGTATTTGCAGGAGGATTACAAAAAAAAGCATTACAGAGTAGATGAAATCGCTTTGCAGCAATATTTCCCTTTTGAGAGGACTCTAAAAAAGATAATGATAATGTTTGGAGAAATGTTTTCTTTAGAGATCGAAATTATTGATACGGAGAACAAAGGTCTATGGGATACTTCTGGATGGATTTTAGTCGTGAAAGACAAATTTAATAAAGGAAGAATTGCAGGTCATATAATTCTCGACCCTTTTCCCCGAGAAGGGAAATTTCCTCATGGTTACTGTTTTGATGTTCTGTCTCCTTGTCGTTTACTATCCGGTGATGTCAATCCGGCAATTGTGTTGCTTATGGTTAATTTTACACCTCCTAGTGCTATAGGAGAGTCTATTCTTCGACATGATGAATTAGTCGTATTATTCCATGAATTAGGGCATGCATTCCATCAATTATTGGGTAATGCCGAAATGCCATCTCGTTCTGGTTATCATATTCAGCGAGATGCCTTAGAATGGCCATCAAGACTATTTGAATTTCTTATATGGGAAAAAGAAAACTTAAAGAGATTTGGCGAACATTTTGAAACATGCCTTCCTATTCCTGATGAATTAATAGATGCAAAAATCAATTCTAAGAATGCTACCTCGGGATTAACATTTGCACGGTTTTTTTATTTGTCAATGTTTTCTTTAAAATGTTTTTTAAGCGGTGTCGAAAACCCAAAACTATTAAGAGAAGAAATAGAAAAAGATTTTCTACCAAATATTGCATGTGATCCACAAGTATACAAAGAAGCATCTTTCCTACACTTGGCCGAACACTTCTATCGCTCCAAATTTTATGCTTACTTTTGGGCCGATGTATTTGCATTTGATTCGTATGAACATATAATCGATCTTCAAAAACGAGGACTTCCTAATGTGTGGCTAAAGTTTCGTGAGTTGGTTTTGGACCATGGAGGAGGCCTCAACCCAAACGA of the Chlamydiales bacterium STE3 genome contains:
- a CDS encoding putative thimet oligopeptidase (Metallo-peptidase, clan ma(E), family m3) (Product derived from UniProtKB/Trembl:E9AYD6;EC number derived from UniProtKB/Trembl:E9AYD6); protein product: MNAMNTENRNLSQIAQKTTDLETLASQFFQQKHPLHTLTVDNLNAVFQFFPQNSSELSNYVQNAQNEAQRSLELVSKIPPHLRDFDNTFYALDAAETLIYSRRRAVESISKAHPDSSFRNEGTVYKDQLVEFSLNQFSRKSVYNMYNEAYQNIEKHGVSLSREREDYMKWKMQSLRAEGLHLEENEYLQVKALKTDINRLESSFLKNIDEDQSFILARDEELLGVPKSTINSLEKEGTFLKITCQYPHYFPVMRYCKVEKTRQSLYRAFESRAAEKNVPILKELIQKRERLAKLIGYASFAHLDISDQLAQAPETVEKFILSLKDGIQGKFQSEIEQLTKELPDGITLDENKCIKPWDLMYLQEDYKKKHYRVDEIALQQYFPFERTLKKIMIMFGEMFSLEIEIIDTENKGLWDTSGWILVVKDKFNKGRIAGHIILDPFPREGKFPHGYCFDVLSPCRLLSGDVNPAIVLLMVNFTPPSAIGESILRHDELVVLFHELGHAFHQLLGNAEMPSRSGYHIQRDALEWPSRLFEFLIWEKENLKRFGEHFETCLPIPDELIDAKINSKNATSGLTFARFFYLSMFSLKCFLSGVENPKLLREEIEKDFLPNIACDPQVYKEASFLHLAEHFYRSKFYAYFWADVFAFDSYEHIIDLQKRGLPNVWLKFRELVLDHGGGLNPNDQALQFLGRPPAVETYLKKISSE